The sequence below is a genomic window from Synechococcus sp. PCC 7335.
ACTGTTTTAGATATTGCTGTTTTTGGTCAGAACGCATTCCGTGTGATCTCGATGGACAGGTTTCAAACTCATTCAATCTGCCGCCAGATTGGACAATCGAGATTCTCTCACCTAGTCAGAGTCGAACACGGGTGACTCGTAACGTTATCCACTGCCTTAACTATGGGTGTGAAATGGGATGGATTATAGACCCCGCAGAG
It includes:
- a CDS encoding Uma2 family endonuclease; protein product: MPFARRDSSSVSRTPLYLWSPLNCFRYCCFWSERIPCDLDGQVSNSFNLPPDWTIEILSPSQSRTRVTRNVIHCLNYGCEMGWIIDPAESLIFTYGLGKSVSIFEDLTEGLPTPESAAAVNLIPGDVFGWLQV